The genomic stretch GATAGAGCTGTATATTCTCTTGTTTCAGGTCTCTCTTGATTGTGCTTCAGTTCTTGACAGAGCTGTGTATTCTGTTGTTTCAGGTGTCACTGTTGATTGTAGAGTTCTTGACAGAGCTGTGTATTCTCTTGTTTCAGGTGTCACTGTTGATTGTAGCGTTCTTGACAGAGCTGTGGATTCTCTTGTTGCAGGTGTCACTGTTCATTGTAGAGTTCTTGACAGAGCTGTGGATTCTCTTGTTTCAGGTCTCTCTTGATTGTACTTCAGTTCTTGACAGAGCTGTGTATACTCTTGTTTCAGGCACTTCGTACCCAACATTACCTTTGGTCACCCTGTGGTGGAGTGTCTTCGGAAGCAGCTGGGGCAGGGCCCTTTCTTTGGTGAGTTCAACCTCCTTGCCTGCAACTTCGTGGTTTTCAATTCCAATGCCTGTTTTAAATCAGTTCCCAATTCCAATTCTCATTgtctttttaatcaattccaacacatcattgatcaaaattgcaattggcaGTATTCTGTTAGAACAAGCTCCTCAAAGTGGCAACAGATTACTTCAGTTGACTTCAACCCTGTCTGCAGTGCCTCCTCCCATCCCATCCTCTAATAAAGTAtttgcaagtgtgtgtgtctgtgtatgtgtgactTGCTCTCTGTCTCCTCTTGTACAGACATGCATATGATGGTTTCCAGTCCAGAGCAGTGGGTGAAGCCAATGGCAGCAGCAGGAGCCAATCAGTACACCTTCCACCTGGAGGCCACTATCAATGCCGGGGCTTTAATCAAAAACATCCGGGAGAATGGCATGAAGGTGAGAACCCTTTTTACCCGCCTGCCCACTACCTGCTACCATCTCCTCGCTCCCCTCTACCCACCACCTGCTACCCTCTCCTCGCTCCCCTCTACCTTTCACCTGCTACCCTCTCCTCGCTCCCCTCTACCTTTCACCTGCTACCCTCTCCTCGCTCCCCTCTACCTTTCACCTGCTACCCTCTCCTCGCTCCCCTCTACCCTCCACCTGCTACCCTCTCCTCGCTCCCCTCTACCCACCACCTGCTACCCTCTCCTCGCTCCCCTCTACCCACCACCTGCTACCCTCTCCTCGCTCCCCTCTACCCACCACCTGCTACCCTCTCCTCGCTCCCCTCTACCCACCACCTGCTACCCTCTCCTCGCTCCCCTCAACCTTTCACCTGCCACCCTCTCCTCGCTCCCCTCTACCTTTCACCTGCTACCCTCTCCTCGCTCCCCTCTACCTATCTCCTGCTACCCTCTCCTCGCTCCCCTCTACCTTTCACCTGCTACCCTCTCCTCGCTCCCCTCTACCCTTCACCTGCTACCCTCTCCTCGCTGCCCTCTACCCACCACCTGCTACCCTCTCCTCGCTCCCCTCTACCAATCACCTGCTACCCTCTCGTCGCTCCCCTTTACCCACCACCTGCTACCCTCTCCTCGCTCCCCTCTACCCACCACCTGCTACCCTCTCCTCGCTCCCCTCTACCCTTCACCTGCTACCCTCTCCTCGCTCCCCTCTACCCACCACCTGCTACCCTCTCCTCGCTCCCCTCTACCCATCACCTGCTACCCTCTCCTCGCTCCCCTCTACCCATCACCTGCTACCCTCTCCTCGCTCCCCTCTACTACCTGCTACCCACACGGTGAGAGTTACACACGGTGAGAGTTACACACAGTGAATGTTAGTGGGCTTGTGGTTACTGTGTCCTCTGCAGGTTGGCTTGGCTATCAAACCTGGCACCACAGTGGAGGAACTGGGTCCCTGGGCAGGGCAGATCGACATGGCCCTGGTGATGACAGTGGAGCCTGGCTTCGGGGGGCAGAAATTCATGGAAGACATGATGCCGAAGGTAAGTGTGTCCATGAAAAATGTTCACACTTACCGTAGAGTGTGTATTAAAGGAAAATGTGAGGTTTACCTGTAATGAGTGATCTACAGGCTATTGCTTTTAAAggtttaacattttacatttctagAGTACTCGTTATGAGATTTTGGTTTCCAGAAAGTTTGTTCACTTAACATAGGTTTTATCTACAGCtaaaactgttttctttgtttgatttatttatagaaactgtttatttaataattgtgAAGTTAAGTTCTCAGAATGGCTGACATCACATCATTTTTCTGTTCACTGCAGAGCAATCCAGCTCTTTTTTTAGTTGGCTGCAGTAGTGTGGACCGCCctcactgttttaaaaacagcacactaAGAAGACCACACTTGTTAGAAGCGTCTCTGAAAAGTGTTTTAAATCTCATTGTCTAGGACAGACAAGGCAAACGTTGGCCCTTCCAGTTCTGGCCTTTGTTTCTTCCagttctggtctttgttccaaccctgttctaaattgtttaattgaagcaATGAagcctccatccagaccctgaaatagATGATTATATCATTGGTCCTGTTAAACCTCGAGGGATTAGCCAGCCCTGGTCAAGGGTGAAGCAGTTTATTTAAACTCCTCCTGCAGAATCAAATGATAAAATCAATTTCAATGGATCCAGTCCGAAGGCTGGGTGTGTTATGGCAGTGTGATGATAGACCCTTCCCTGAAGAACACTGAACTcttatttaattgtattctgTAAGTTTGACATGTATGTGGAGGTAGATGGGAACTGGTTTCCTCACAGTTTATTGTACTCTGCTTTGTGTTGCTGTGGGATTAGGCTTCCTTCAAGATGTGGTGTGCAGGTGAATTAGAGCAACCCCCTTTTCACATACTTCAGTAAAGAGCATTTATTTTAGCAGAGCCTGACACTTCCTAGGAACAAAAACTATGCAAAAGGGAAACTACAGGGTTCTAATGGGATTTGTATGAGGAGCAGGTGCATGTTGAATTGAGATGAGTTTAGCTAATGAGACGTAGGGAAAAGTGAATCACTAAGCGCTGAGCTGCCAGGGAAACTCTGGCTGGAATGTGTTTCCAGATCCGGAGGCAAGTTCATTTCTTCAGATGCTGTGTGATGAATGTGGAAAGAAAAGTGAAAATATCAACCTGCTTTCCCCTCAAGACACACATGGGAGTTCAGTTCCAAAATGCCTGGGTTTTTGGCAGAGTTCTGGATCAAGTGTAGTAGTCAGTTCCATGTGGGGAAAAAATAAGTGAATCTGCAGCTTTAGGGAAAGTTTTTGTAAATTGAATACATACTGTGCTACATTCACCTTCTTAAATCCCCTTATATCAACTTATATTACCAACATTTTAGCAGTGCCCCTGTCTCCTTGCTTTAGTTACACATTATTCACATTGCTCAATTCACATCTTCCCCTGCCAGGGTGCAGGGTTGTAAGCATGTCAGTCAACCAAGTCCAGCCTGGCTCTTTGCAGGTCAGTATTCAGGCATCCAGACACTACCCCAGTAGTGAGATTCAGGAAGTGCTTAAACTGATCATTATTTGCGTGAAAACATGCATCAGGTTTACTGCAAAAGCTTTCAACTTTATGGATATTGAAATGTTTGCAGATGGCCCAAAAAAAAGTTGCGATACGGAGCAGGCTGTTTAATTGCATGTactcttgttttgtgtttttcaggtgAACTGGCTGAGAACACAGTTCCCTTCCCTGGATATAGAGGTAGATGGAGGAGTGGGGCCTGACACTATTCATAAATGTGCTGAGGTAAGCCTGGCCTCCTGTCCTGTGCTGAGCCAAGATGAAGCCGTCATCTAACAGTGAGGCATGGACGGATTGGAACCTGTTTGCTGGAATCGCACACAGACCATGTGTTTCTCAGTTAAATGTTCTTGTTGTGTGCAGCTGGAGGCGCGGTGCTGAAGTCTGTGTTGTGTTCCTCCCCTCAGGCTGGAGCGAACATGATTGTGTCGGGCAGCGCCGTCATGAAGAGCGACGACCCCAGGTCAGTCATCAACCTGCTGAGGAACGTCTGTATGGAGGCCATTCAGAAGCGATCGCTGGACCGCTGAAGGGACACGCGGCTCTGGGGGGCCTGTCCGCTTGCTGGGACTGTCGCTGAACCTGTAGGCCTTTCAGGGGGTGAAGAGTTTCACCAACTGGCAGACCAAAATGACAAGGTTTTTTAAGCAAACGCCCCTATTGACAGCTGTTTACCTCATCAGGTATCCACCCATTATGATTACATCACAAGTTAAACTGCTGTTTTTTCAAATGGAGCATGATCTTACATGGGTtgagctcagttttttttttaacgaacaGAAATGCGTTAAGGACTAAACACTGGTTATTTTTATACACAATACAGAGGTCTGTAATAAGCTCAGAAAAGGGACCGAGTCACTTCTGAACTTGTGTTTTATTGAGTTTAACTATAGGGCTGTCGGCTTGATTGAAGGGAGAGCGACATGCTAGCCTAATAAGATTCACTATTGTTACTGTGTCTTCAGGCACTTCCCACTTCCGCAGTGATACCAACCTCCAGTTGCTACAGAATTGTCTGTTTTCCATGCTGTCCCATCTCCTACCTCAGTTTTATCTGTGTACTGCTTCTTAAAAGATGTCAGTCCACGAAATGGCAAGCTGCACCTTACAGAACTGCGCCTGTGTGGAGCTGTTCTGACGCAGCGATGCAGAAAGAGCACGCTGTTACAGTAGAAATGC from Polyodon spathula isolate WHYD16114869_AA chromosome 11, ASM1765450v1, whole genome shotgun sequence encodes the following:
- the LOC121323641 gene encoding ribulose-phosphate 3-epimerase-like, with the protein product MSYTARIGPSILNSNLACLGSECIRMLDCGADYLHLDVMDGHFVPNITFGHPVVECLRKQLGQGPFFDMHMMVSSPEQWVKPMAAAGANQYTFHLEATINAGALIKNIRENGMKVGLAIKPGTTVEELGPWAGQIDMALVMTVEPGFGGQKFMEDMMPKVNWLRTQFPSLDIEVDGGVGPDTIHKCAEAGANMIVSGSAVMKSDDPRSVINLLRNVCMEAIQKRSLDR